In Chryseobacterium gotjawalense, the following are encoded in one genomic region:
- the rpsA gene encoding 30S ribosomal protein S1, which produces MSETTDKAEVLLNQNVAPEQFDWDSFESGLDAESRQEKSDLEEIYNGSLNNLQDNDVLIGKVVRLTDKEAIVDINFKSEGVISLNEFRYNPALKAGDEVEVMVDRREDKSGQLQLSHRKARILKAWDRVNELHETGEIVNGFVKSRTKGGMIVDVHGIEAFLPGSQIDVKPIKDYDQFVGKTMEFKVVKINPEFKNVVVSHKALIEADIEGQKKEIIAQLEKGQVLEGTVKNITSYGVFVDLGGVDGLIHITDLSWSRVNHPSEILEDGQTVKVVILDFDDEKTRIQLGMKQLEAHPWDALSADLKVGDKVKGKVVVLADYGAFVEVAPGVEGLIHVSEMSWSTHLRSAGDFVKVGDVVEAEVLTLDREDRKISLGMKQLSQDPWSNIEAKYPVGSEHTGTVRNFTNFGVFVELEEGIDGLIYISDLSWTKKIKHPSEFCAVGDQLKVVVLELDTAARRLSLGHKQLQENPWDKFETKYAEGTVHAGTATEVFDKGAQVQFEDLEVEAFCPSRLLEKEDGSKIKKGESADFKVIEFNKEFKRVVVSHTGIFRDEEKKNVREASSNTSSNKSTGSSNNEEKSTLGDLDVLAELKKKMEGK; this is translated from the coding sequence ATGTCAGAAACGACAGACAAAGCAGAGGTTCTTTTGAACCAAAACGTAGCTCCAGAACAGTTTGATTGGGATTCATTTGAATCAGGTCTAGATGCAGAATCCAGACAAGAGAAAAGTGATCTAGAAGAAATCTATAACGGATCTCTTAACAATCTTCAGGACAACGACGTACTTATTGGTAAAGTTGTAAGACTTACGGATAAAGAAGCGATTGTTGACATCAACTTCAAATCTGAAGGAGTAATCTCTTTAAACGAATTCCGTTACAACCCAGCGCTTAAAGCAGGTGATGAGGTTGAAGTAATGGTTGACAGAAGAGAAGATAAATCAGGTCAATTACAATTATCTCACAGAAAAGCTAGAATCTTGAAAGCTTGGGATAGAGTTAACGAACTTCACGAAACTGGAGAAATCGTAAACGGTTTTGTAAAATCAAGAACGAAAGGAGGTATGATCGTAGATGTACATGGTATTGAAGCATTCTTACCAGGTTCTCAAATCGACGTGAAACCAATTAAAGATTACGATCAGTTCGTAGGTAAAACAATGGAATTCAAAGTTGTGAAAATCAACCCGGAATTTAAAAACGTTGTCGTATCTCACAAAGCGTTAATCGAAGCAGATATCGAAGGTCAGAAAAAAGAGATCATCGCTCAGTTAGAAAAAGGTCAGGTATTAGAAGGTACTGTTAAGAATATTACTTCTTACGGTGTATTCGTTGACTTAGGAGGTGTAGATGGATTAATCCACATTACAGATCTTTCTTGGAGCAGAGTTAATCACCCATCAGAAATCCTGGAAGACGGGCAGACTGTGAAAGTGGTAATCCTTGATTTTGATGACGAGAAAACAAGAATCCAATTAGGTATGAAGCAATTAGAAGCTCATCCTTGGGATGCTCTTTCTGCTGACTTGAAAGTTGGAGACAAAGTGAAAGGTAAAGTAGTAGTACTTGCTGATTACGGTGCATTCGTAGAAGTTGCTCCAGGTGTTGAAGGTTTAATTCACGTTTCAGAAATGTCTTGGTCAACACACTTAAGAAGTGCTGGTGATTTCGTAAAAGTAGGAGATGTAGTTGAAGCAGAAGTTTTAACTTTAGACAGAGAAGACAGAAAAATCTCTTTGGGTATGAAGCAATTAAGCCAAGACCCATGGTCCAATATCGAAGCTAAATATCCAGTAGGTTCAGAGCACACAGGAACAGTAAGAAACTTTACTAACTTCGGTGTATTCGTAGAACTGGAAGAAGGTATCGACGGACTAATCTATATTTCTGATCTTTCTTGGACTAAAAAAATCAAGCATCCATCAGAATTCTGTGCAGTTGGAGATCAATTGAAAGTTGTAGTTCTGGAATTAGATACAGCAGCGAGAAGATTATCTTTAGGTCACAAACAACTACAGGAAAATCCTTGGGATAAATTTGAAACTAAATATGCTGAAGGAACTGTACACGCAGGAACAGCAACTGAAGTTTTCGACAAAGGAGCTCAGGTTCAGTTCGAAGATCTGGAAGTTGAGGCATTCTGTCCATCAAGATTATTAGAGAAGGAAGACGGATCTAAAATCAAGAAAGGAGAAAGCGCTGATTTCAAAGTGATCGAATTCAACAAAGAATTCAAAAGAGTAGTGGTTTCTCATACAGGAATCTTCAGAGACGAAGAAAAGAAAAATGTAAGAGAAGCATCATCTAATACTTCATCTAACAAATCAACAGGTTCTTCAAACAACGAAGAAAAATCAACCTTAGGTGATTTAGATGTTTTAGCAGAATTGAAAAAGAAAATGGAAGGTAAATAA
- a CDS encoding DEAD/DEAH box helicase, whose amino-acid sequence MELKTIYQNLQIQDLNQMQKTTYKASENHKDVILLSPTGSGKTLGFLFPILRNLKKNTTGIQAIILVPSRELALQIEQVFKSMGTDYKVTVCYGGHDKKIEVNNLIEAPAVLIGTPGRIAYHLKNNNFDPSTIETMVLDEFDKSLEFGFHDDMSFIINEMPNLSQRILTSATAMPEIPEFTGIDRPEKVDFLKVLEIKPDFQLRKVITTSEEKLETLFTLLCKIGNKRTLIFCNHRDAVDRISELLKEKGISRETFHGGMEQDERERALLKFKNDSSRILITTDLASRGLDIPEVESIVHYQLPPKEDAFVHRNGRTARMNAKGFVYLIMTEDENFPFIKKNTPEEILTQDYKMPARTPFLTIYISAGKKDKVNKVDIVGFLIKKGELQKEDIGLIEVKDTTSYVAVNRQKVVALLKKLENQRLKNKKLKIEIAY is encoded by the coding sequence ATGGAATTAAAGACAATCTATCAAAACCTGCAGATTCAGGATCTGAATCAAATGCAGAAAACTACTTATAAAGCTTCAGAAAACCACAAAGACGTTATTCTTCTTTCGCCCACAGGATCAGGGAAAACACTGGGTTTTCTATTTCCGATCCTAAGAAATTTAAAGAAAAACACCACCGGAATTCAGGCGATTATTTTAGTGCCGTCCCGGGAATTAGCGCTACAGATTGAGCAGGTTTTCAAAAGCATGGGCACTGATTACAAAGTTACGGTTTGCTACGGCGGTCATGATAAAAAAATAGAAGTCAACAATTTAATTGAAGCTCCTGCAGTATTAATAGGAACTCCAGGGAGAATCGCGTACCATCTGAAAAATAACAATTTCGACCCTTCAACCATCGAAACAATGGTTTTAGATGAATTTGACAAATCACTGGAATTTGGTTTTCATGATGACATGAGTTTCATTATCAATGAAATGCCGAATCTTTCGCAAAGAATATTGACTTCTGCCACCGCAATGCCGGAAATTCCGGAATTCACCGGAATCGATCGTCCTGAAAAAGTTGATTTTCTGAAAGTATTAGAAATAAAACCAGATTTTCAACTGCGGAAAGTAATAACTACTTCAGAAGAAAAGTTAGAAACGCTATTTACTTTACTGTGTAAAATCGGAAATAAAAGAACCCTCATCTTTTGCAATCACCGGGACGCGGTCGACCGTATTTCGGAATTATTAAAGGAAAAAGGAATTTCTAGAGAAACTTTTCACGGCGGAATGGAACAGGACGAAAGAGAACGTGCTTTACTCAAATTCAAAAATGATTCCTCCCGGATTTTAATTACAACAGATTTAGCTTCCAGAGGTTTAGATATTCCTGAAGTAGAGTCGATTGTCCATTATCAATTACCTCCAAAAGAAGACGCGTTCGTTCACAGAAACGGAAGGACTGCCAGAATGAATGCAAAAGGTTTTGTCTATTTAATAATGACTGAGGATGAAAATTTCCCTTTCATTAAAAAAAATACGCCCGAAGAAATTCTTACCCAGGATTATAAAATGCCGGCCAGAACACCTTTTCTCACCATTTATATCAGCGCTGGAAAAAAAGACAAAGTGAATAAAGTGGACATCGTAGGTTTTTTAATTAAAAAAGGAGAACTGCAAAAAGAGGATATTGGACTGATTGAAGTAAAAGACACCACTTCTTATGTCGCGGTAAACCGGCAAAAAGTGGTTGCTTTGCTTAAAAAATTAGAAAACCAAAGACTGAAAAATAAAAAACTTAAAATCGAAATTGCTTACTAA
- a CDS encoding MerR family transcriptional regulator, whose protein sequence is MKVNLPDKLYYSIGEVSKAFDVNASLIRYWEQEFPIIKPKKNKKGNRYFTPEDIKNLKIIYHLVKEKGYTLDGARIALTTNSKISETVSMIDRLQFVKAELQKLKESLVERPE, encoded by the coding sequence ATGAAAGTTAATTTACCAGATAAGCTCTATTACTCTATTGGCGAAGTTTCCAAAGCTTTTGATGTCAATGCTTCGCTGATTCGTTATTGGGAGCAGGAGTTCCCTATCATAAAGCCCAAGAAAAACAAAAAAGGAAACCGATATTTCACACCTGAGGACATTAAAAATCTGAAAATAATCTATCATTTGGTTAAAGAAAAAGGCTATACGCTCGACGGTGCCAGAATCGCTTTAACGACCAATTCTAAAATCTCTGAAACCGTCTCTATGATCGACCGGTTACAGTTTGTAAAAGCTGAATTACAAAAATTAAAAGAATCACTCGTTGAAAGACCCGAATAA
- a CDS encoding helix-hairpin-helix domain-containing protein, which produces MRFSVPLSAAKNYFLGFAIAGIFLGSGLYFYNTEKTEEKAPLTFLESLETENLTTKKVSLSKFNPNELDEEQWMKLGFSERQVATILKYKSVVGGSFNSKEQFSKCYAISEEKYRELEPYLILPDNTEKSNSHQRYAGSYNPGRTYYSYTTSPKKGLSIPGKFNPDSYNITDFINLGFTEKQAISILKYKNYLGGSFISKEKFKECYIISEENYRKLAPYILLPETSSENRFEKKSFSNQSSSPEKPAVIYSQFDPNTTNLEGWKNLGFSEKQAQVIINYRDKNLKGSFKSLEDIARCFVISAEKFEQIKPYIILNSENLNNKNLPHPPANINSPPPYQNAKTTNSDETKTDFTKTDLNKITFKQLREFGFDEKSAASYIGFRNKLGGFVSARQIVDTYNIDRDLAEKLIATAPLSTDNIPKYALMDAPESWLKSHPYFKYYADKIIYYRISYSDEKKFFRTMNIKPEAEQNMRLYLK; this is translated from the coding sequence ATGAGATTCTCCGTACCACTTTCAGCAGCAAAAAATTATTTTCTGGGGTTCGCAATAGCCGGTATTTTTTTGGGATCTGGCCTGTACTTTTACAATACCGAAAAAACTGAGGAAAAGGCCCCACTTACTTTTTTAGAGAGTTTAGAAACAGAAAACCTCACGACTAAAAAAGTCAGTTTAAGCAAATTTAATCCGAATGAGCTCGATGAAGAGCAATGGATGAAATTGGGATTCTCTGAACGGCAGGTAGCCACGATCCTTAAGTATAAATCTGTAGTTGGCGGAAGCTTTAATTCAAAGGAACAGTTCAGCAAGTGCTATGCAATTTCAGAAGAAAAATATAGGGAATTAGAACCCTATTTGATTCTTCCCGATAATACAGAAAAATCGAATTCCCACCAAAGGTATGCCGGCAGTTATAACCCCGGGAGAACTTATTACAGTTATACCACTTCACCTAAGAAAGGTTTATCTATTCCTGGAAAATTCAATCCTGACTCTTACAATATTACCGATTTCATTAATTTAGGTTTTACAGAAAAGCAAGCCATTTCTATTTTGAAATATAAAAATTATCTGGGTGGAAGTTTTATCAGCAAAGAAAAATTTAAAGAATGCTATATCATTAGTGAAGAAAATTACCGAAAACTAGCACCTTATATACTTCTGCCGGAAACCAGTTCTGAAAACAGGTTTGAAAAAAAATCCTTTTCAAACCAGTCTTCCTCTCCTGAAAAACCAGCAGTTATCTATTCCCAATTTGACCCTAACACGACCAATCTTGAAGGCTGGAAAAATCTGGGTTTTTCTGAAAAACAAGCGCAGGTAATCATTAATTATAGAGACAAAAATTTGAAAGGAAGTTTTAAATCATTAGAAGACATTGCCCGTTGCTTTGTAATTTCCGCGGAGAAATTTGAACAAATAAAACCGTATATCATTTTAAATTCCGAAAATCTAAATAATAAAAATTTACCACATCCCCCTGCTAATATAAACAGTCCTCCTCCTTATCAAAATGCCAAAACGACCAATAGTGACGAAACAAAAACTGATTTTACGAAAACAGATCTGAACAAAATCACGTTCAAACAATTAAGAGAGTTTGGCTTTGATGAGAAAAGTGCTGCAAGCTATATAGGATTTCGGAATAAATTAGGAGGATTCGTTTCTGCCAGACAGATTGTAGACACCTACAATATCGACAGAGATCTCGCTGAAAAGCTAATAGCAACCGCACCTTTATCTACAGATAATATTCCAAAATACGCTTTGATGGACGCCCCGGAATCCTGGTTGAAAAGCCATCCGTACTTTAAATACTATGCTGATAAAATCATCTACTATAGAATCAGCTATTCGGATGAGAAAAAATTTTTCAGAACAATGAACATCAAACCAGAAGCCGAACAGAATATGAGATTATACCTCAAATAA
- a CDS encoding endonuclease gives MKQLLFSVFLLPASFFSQSPTNYYDGTSGLNGYELKSKLHDIISAKTIAWHYGDLPNFYGQTDVDHYYDYDVSNNTYLLDMYSNNPNGTTAYHYTKENLISSAATEGLGYNREHMMPQSSFNSNYPMYSDLFFVIPTDAKINQLRSNYPYGIAGTPNYHTFTNGSKISKNGTPNSAYTGRVYEPNSEFRGDIARTLLYYVVRYEGKLNSFNYYNGTSPANDTSPLDGTEEKAYEDWFLAMLLQWHKNDPVSPKEIERNNTVYAIQKNRNPFIDHPEWVDKIWSQSPAVITPQAPQNLSSAQTSAYFVNLSWTPSSDRDVLGYKIFQNGNSVGYTKNANFTADHLSPSTSYQFTVKAYYRNYTESPESNLLSVTTLDEDIYAKDLMITKYLEGTADNKALEIMNKTGHTVNLNKYRINIQFYSGSNYYYPAPYELEGIVENNQTFVILNPNSHFACISNDEARFVSASPQMTFNGSNYVELRYGSTTVDAVGSPYVSNSATLSEISLYRYPTVTQPTTSFKLSEWESYPSDYCSDLGVLSAADINVAKKEKVSIYPNPVIGNTLYVKGNQLEKIQSASVYDFSGKQIFQLNVPLKNRNSIDLPKLLPGVYILKLDKESLKFIKN, from the coding sequence GTGAAACAACTTCTATTTTCTGTTTTCTTATTGCCTGCCTCCTTTTTTTCCCAATCGCCGACAAATTATTATGACGGGACTTCTGGACTTAATGGGTATGAACTAAAATCTAAACTTCACGATATCATCTCCGCCAAAACCATTGCCTGGCATTATGGCGATTTGCCCAATTTCTATGGACAGACCGACGTGGATCATTATTATGATTATGATGTATCGAACAATACTTATTTACTGGATATGTACAGCAATAATCCAAACGGAACCACTGCTTATCATTATACCAAAGAAAATCTCATCAGTTCTGCCGCCACTGAAGGTTTGGGGTATAACCGTGAACACATGATGCCGCAGAGTAGTTTCAACAGCAATTATCCTATGTATTCTGATTTGTTTTTTGTGATCCCTACCGATGCGAAAATTAATCAACTGAGAAGTAATTATCCTTACGGAATTGCCGGAACACCGAATTATCATACTTTTACTAATGGTTCTAAAATCAGCAAAAACGGCACGCCAAATTCCGCCTACACTGGGAGAGTATATGAGCCAAATTCTGAATTTAGGGGCGATATCGCCAGAACCTTATTGTATTATGTTGTTCGGTATGAAGGAAAATTAAATTCTTTCAATTACTATAACGGAACTTCCCCGGCAAATGATACAAGCCCTCTGGATGGGACGGAAGAGAAGGCTTATGAAGATTGGTTTTTAGCAATGCTTCTGCAATGGCATAAGAATGATCCCGTTTCGCCAAAAGAAATTGAGAGAAACAATACGGTGTATGCGATTCAGAAAAACAGAAATCCTTTTATCGATCATCCGGAATGGGTAGACAAAATTTGGTCGCAAAGTCCCGCGGTCATCACTCCGCAAGCTCCACAGAATTTAAGCAGTGCGCAGACCAGTGCGTATTTTGTTAATTTAAGCTGGACTCCTTCTTCAGATCGCGATGTTTTAGGATATAAAATCTTTCAAAACGGAAATTCGGTGGGCTATACAAAAAATGCAAATTTTACGGCAGATCATCTTTCTCCGTCTACCTCTTATCAATTTACAGTAAAAGCATATTACCGAAATTACACCGAATCACCGGAAAGTAATTTGTTGTCCGTAACCACTTTAGATGAGGATATTTATGCAAAAGATTTAATGATTACCAAATATTTGGAAGGAACAGCTGATAATAAAGCTCTTGAAATCATGAATAAAACCGGGCATACTGTTAATTTGAACAAGTATCGCATTAATATTCAGTTTTATAGTGGGAGTAATTATTATTATCCAGCTCCTTATGAATTAGAGGGCATCGTAGAAAATAATCAAACCTTTGTTATCCTTAATCCAAATTCACATTTTGCCTGTATTTCCAATGATGAGGCAAGGTTTGTTTCGGCATCACCACAAATGACTTTTAATGGAAGCAATTATGTGGAACTCCGTTATGGTTCAACTACTGTGGATGCTGTAGGAAGTCCTTATGTGAGTAATTCTGCAACTTTGTCTGAAATTTCCCTTTATCGGTATCCAACGGTAACACAGCCGACCACCTCCTTTAAGCTTTCAGAATGGGAATCATATCCTTCTGATTATTGCTCAGATTTGGGTGTTTTATCAGCAGCAGATATCAATGTTGCTAAAAAAGAAAAAGTTTCTATTTATCCAAATCCGGTGATAGGGAACACTTTGTATGTTAAAGGAAATCAACTCGAAAAGATTCAGAGTGCGTCAGTTTATGATTTCTCAGGGAAACAGATTTTCCAATTAAATGTTCCGCTGAAAAACAGAAATTCAATTGATCTACCAAAACTTCTTCCGGGCGTGTATATTTTAAAACTTGATAAAGAATCGTTGAAGTTTATCAAAAACTAA
- a CDS encoding acyl-CoA dehydrogenase family protein: MNSETTHNLNMIAETARDFAEKNIRPNIMDWDESQTFPVELFHQLGDMGFMGIVIPEEYGGSGLGYHEYVTILDEISQVDPSIGLSVAAHNSLCTNHIYEFGNEEQRHRWLPQLASGKVIGAWGLTEHNTGSDSGGMSTTAVKDGDDWIISGAKNFITHAISGDIAVVMTRTGEKGARNNSTAFVLEKGMAGFTSGKKENKLGMRASETAELIFDSVRVPDANRLGEVGSGFKQAMKILDGGRISIAALSLGIAKGAYKAALKYSKERHQFGKAINQFQAINFMLADMATEIDAAELLIQRASNLKNAKQPMTKEGAMAKLYASEACVRIANNAVQIFGGYGYTKDFPAEKYYRDSKLCTIGEGTSEIQRLVIGREISK, from the coding sequence ATGAACAGCGAGACTACTCACAACCTTAATATGATCGCAGAAACCGCCAGAGATTTTGCAGAAAAGAATATCCGTCCTAACATTATGGACTGGGACGAAAGCCAAACTTTCCCCGTAGAATTATTTCACCAGCTGGGAGATATGGGATTCATGGGAATCGTGATTCCGGAAGAATATGGCGGTTCGGGCCTGGGTTACCACGAATATGTTACTATTTTGGATGAAATTTCACAGGTAGATCCTTCGATAGGACTTTCCGTTGCTGCTCATAATTCACTGTGCACCAACCATATTTATGAATTCGGGAATGAGGAACAAAGACACAGATGGTTGCCACAACTCGCTTCCGGTAAAGTCATCGGTGCCTGGGGATTAACCGAACATAACACCGGGTCCGATTCAGGAGGAATGAGCACTACTGCCGTAAAAGATGGTGACGACTGGATTATTTCAGGAGCAAAAAACTTTATTACGCACGCCATTTCAGGAGATATCGCCGTAGTAATGACCAGAACCGGTGAAAAAGGAGCTAGAAATAATTCTACTGCGTTTGTATTAGAAAAAGGAATGGCAGGATTTACATCAGGTAAAAAAGAAAACAAATTGGGAATGCGCGCCTCAGAAACGGCAGAACTTATTTTTGACAGCGTACGAGTTCCCGATGCAAACCGCTTAGGAGAAGTGGGTTCTGGCTTTAAACAAGCGATGAAAATCCTGGATGGTGGTAGAATTTCTATTGCTGCCTTAAGTTTAGGAATTGCAAAAGGTGCATATAAAGCTGCTTTAAAATATTCGAAAGAAAGACATCAGTTCGGAAAAGCAATCAATCAGTTCCAGGCAATTAATTTCATGCTGGCTGATATGGCCACAGAAATTGATGCTGCAGAATTATTGATTCAGCGTGCTTCAAATCTGAAAAACGCCAAACAGCCAATGACCAAAGAAGGAGCAATGGCAAAATTATATGCTTCTGAAGCTTGTGTAAGAATCGCTAATAATGCTGTTCAAATTTTCGGAGGTTATGGTTATACTAAAGATTTCCCGGCTGAAAAATACTATAGAGATTCTAAACTCTGTACAATTGGAGAAGGAACTTCTGAAATCCAAAGATTGGTAATAGGAAGAGAAATTTCAAAATAA
- a CDS encoding nucleoside triphosphate pyrophosphohydrolase family protein: MDKIDSLNQVAEFHKTFNAPVLEKPTIPDFDRCNLRIALLQEELNELKDAIADNNLVEIADALCDLQYVLSGAVLEFGLGEKFVKLFNEVQRSNMSKACANQQEAAETIAFYKEKGEAAYAQNSGDKINVHRLSDHKVLKNLYYSPADLKTILKEEL; encoded by the coding sequence ATGGATAAAATTGATTCCCTAAATCAGGTTGCAGAATTTCACAAAACATTTAATGCGCCTGTATTGGAAAAACCTACAATTCCCGATTTTGACCGGTGCAACTTAAGAATTGCACTTTTGCAGGAAGAATTAAATGAACTGAAAGATGCCATCGCCGACAATAATTTGGTAGAAATTGCAGACGCTTTATGTGATTTACAATATGTTTTAAGCGGAGCGGTGTTAGAATTTGGATTGGGCGAAAAATTTGTAAAATTATTTAATGAAGTTCAGCGCTCCAATATGTCCAAAGCCTGCGCAAACCAACAGGAAGCAGCAGAAACAATCGCATTTTATAAGGAAAAAGGGGAAGCCGCTTACGCTCAAAATTCCGGAGATAAAATTAATGTACACCGCCTGTCTGATCACAAAGTTCTTAAAAATCTCTATTACTCACCGGCTGATCTGAAAACCATCCTGAAAGAAGAATTATAA
- a CDS encoding TlpA family protein disulfide reductase, giving the protein MRNFTKTILTASTLFLALQSCNSQKIVINREVETKNDGKMLLGHQTKNQLLKEPYSEWFVKEHHEYQIDQKAIAELKKEKLNSYNITLVMGTWCQDSHREVPRLFKILEAVGYPENKLTMIAVNRKKEAPNGEEGPLNIQRVPTIIVQKYGKEIGRIIESPSTGYLERDLVDILKKDNTSLKDLIK; this is encoded by the coding sequence ATGAGAAATTTTACTAAAACAATACTCACTGCATCTACGTTGTTTCTTGCGTTACAATCCTGCAATTCACAGAAAATTGTGATTAACCGTGAAGTAGAAACAAAAAATGATGGAAAAATGCTTTTAGGGCATCAAACAAAAAATCAACTCTTAAAAGAGCCTTACAGTGAATGGTTCGTAAAAGAACACCACGAATACCAAATTGATCAGAAAGCAATTGCCGAGCTAAAAAAAGAAAAACTGAATTCTTACAACATCACTTTGGTGATGGGCACCTGGTGCCAAGACAGCCATCGCGAAGTTCCCAGATTATTCAAAATATTGGAAGCGGTTGGATATCCCGAAAACAAGCTCACCATGATTGCGGTCAACCGTAAAAAAGAAGCTCCCAATGGCGAGGAAGGGCCCTTAAATATTCAGCGGGTCCCGACCATCATCGTACAGAAATACGGCAAAGAAATTGGCAGGATTATTGAAAGTCCTTCAACAGGATATCTCGAAAGAGATTTAGTGGATATCCTTAAAAAAGACAATACTTCCCTTAAAGATTTAATAAAATAA
- a CDS encoding DUF4230 domain-containing protein, which yields MLLLFFLWNSLTKKAEDKVQNDYYIITNQIRKLNKLVVLEQDFSSMQKTKITSQMLGSSLLPSSEKQIITFTKTNAQVTYDLSKMKIKVDSINKKLIITELPNAEIRIIPSVEIQSLDDAFFNRFTSKDFQKITQSAKDNAYKTVNQNRLRDEGKKQLLKDLDQIFVLAKALNYKIEDQTGQIDLSKL from the coding sequence ATGTTGCTCCTCTTTTTTCTGTGGAATTCTTTAACAAAAAAAGCTGAAGACAAAGTTCAGAACGACTATTACATCATTACCAATCAAATAAGAAAGCTGAATAAACTGGTCGTGCTGGAACAGGATTTCTCGAGCATGCAGAAAACGAAAATCACTTCACAGATGTTAGGCAGCTCGCTGCTACCTTCCTCTGAAAAGCAGATTATCACCTTTACCAAAACCAATGCACAGGTAACCTACGACTTGTCTAAAATGAAAATAAAAGTTGATTCCATCAATAAAAAACTCATTATTACAGAATTACCAAATGCCGAAATCCGAATCATTCCAAGCGTTGAAATTCAATCTTTGGATGACGCTTTCTTTAATCGGTTTACCAGCAAAGATTTTCAGAAAATCACCCAGTCAGCAAAAGACAATGCTTATAAAACCGTCAACCAAAACCGACTTCGGGATGAAGGTAAAAAACAACTTTTAAAAGATTTGGATCAAATATTTGTTTTGGCAAAGGCTTTGAACTATAAAATAGAAGACCAGACCGGTCAGATCGATTTATCAAAACTTTAA